In Halogeometricum sp. S1BR25-6, a single genomic region encodes these proteins:
- a CDS encoding M20 family metallopeptidase yields the protein MVGFDSIADADTDGATADATDDFDPIAFLEDAVPIASNEDVGEMRAFLVETLESNGVEATVDDAGNTLASKGAPDPETHLVFNTHVDTVSPHVPFERDGERIRGRGSCDAKGPLAALLAAFFAVDPAPNARVTLAVTPDEEVLSTGAAALDLGADMYLVGEPTGLDVCTAAKGRFQGTLTLSGVASHAAEPDSGVNAVFALEQALAAIRSFDDGREEHPQLGGATLTPTVVDGGDSTNQVPAACRLVLDRRSVPPETAEGFRESLESTLRDVVPDEVGVEFALTERSTPFLEAFATDEGHELVSTLAAASERAGGSGAIRPFAAATEASYFAPAPVVVFGPGVLADDEGAVAHADREYVRVADVRRAAEAVTDAAAELVGTE from the coding sequence ATGGTCGGGTTCGATTCGATCGCCGACGCGGACACCGACGGAGCGACGGCCGACGCGACCGACGACTTCGACCCGATAGCCTTTCTGGAGGACGCGGTTCCCATCGCCTCGAACGAGGACGTGGGAGAGATGCGCGCGTTCCTCGTCGAGACGCTCGAATCGAACGGCGTCGAAGCGACGGTGGACGACGCGGGCAACACCCTCGCCTCGAAGGGCGCTCCCGACCCCGAGACGCACCTCGTCTTCAACACGCACGTCGACACCGTCTCGCCGCACGTCCCGTTCGAACGGGACGGCGAGCGAATCCGCGGCCGCGGTTCCTGCGACGCGAAGGGACCGCTCGCAGCCCTCCTCGCAGCGTTTTTCGCCGTCGACCCCGCTCCGAACGCCCGCGTGACGCTCGCAGTCACGCCCGACGAGGAGGTGCTGTCGACGGGTGCGGCGGCGCTCGATTTGGGAGCCGACATGTACCTCGTCGGCGAACCCACGGGGCTCGACGTCTGCACCGCCGCCAAAGGGCGGTTTCAGGGCACGCTGACGCTCTCGGGCGTCGCCTCCCACGCCGCCGAACCCGACTCCGGGGTCAACGCGGTGTTCGCCTTAGAGCAGGCACTCGCGGCGATTCGCTCGTTCGACGACGGCCGCGAGGAACACCCGCAGTTGGGCGGCGCGACGCTGACGCCGACGGTGGTCGACGGCGGCGACTCGACCAATCAGGTTCCCGCGGCGTGCCGCCTGGTCCTCGACCGGCGGAGCGTCCCGCCGGAGACGGCCGAGGGGTTCCGCGAGTCGCTCGAATCGACGCTGAGAGACGTCGTCCCCGACGAGGTGGGCGTCGAGTTCGCCCTCACCGAGCGTTCGACGCCCTTCTTGGAGGCGTTCGCCACCGACGAGGGCCACGAACTGGTTTCGACGCTCGCCGCGGCGTCCGAACGCGCGGGCGGGTCTGGAGCCATCCGGCCGTTCGCGGCGGCGACGGAGGCGTCGTACTTCGCGCCGGCGCCCGTCGTCGTCTTCGGTCCCGGCGTCCTCGCCGACGACGAGGGCGCGGTGGCCCACGCCGACCGCGAGTACGTGCGCGTCGCGGACGTCCGGCGCGCCGCCGAGGCGGTGACCGACGCGGCGGCCGAACTCGTCGGTACCGAGTAG
- a CDS encoding RNase P subunit p30 family protein codes for MYEAVHAHPDGDSTAARFAATAAKQGYDGVVVRADDVRPDYGCLEGADCDVVDAVEIVADGPEQASGAVGNFRPDRTVVLVRGGTDRLNRFAVEQDRVDVLSRPFAGDGDVNHVLAKAAKRNGVRVEFDLGPALRATGGHRVQHLDDLRKLKRILDHYDAPYVVSANARSHLELRAPRELAAVGEEIGLGAEWVREGLAEWGRIAARNRERLSESFIAPGVERGRYEKDD; via the coding sequence ATGTACGAGGCGGTCCACGCCCACCCCGACGGCGACAGTACCGCGGCGCGGTTCGCGGCGACGGCCGCGAAGCAGGGGTACGACGGCGTGGTCGTCCGCGCCGACGACGTCCGACCGGACTACGGGTGTCTGGAGGGGGCCGACTGCGACGTGGTCGACGCGGTCGAAATCGTCGCCGACGGCCCCGAACAGGCCAGCGGCGCGGTGGGGAACTTCCGGCCGGACCGAACCGTCGTGCTCGTCCGCGGCGGGACCGACCGGTTGAACCGCTTCGCCGTCGAACAGGACCGTGTGGACGTGCTCTCCCGACCGTTCGCGGGCGACGGTGACGTCAACCACGTGCTGGCGAAGGCCGCGAAACGGAACGGCGTCCGCGTCGAGTTCGACCTCGGACCCGCCCTCCGGGCGACCGGCGGGCACCGCGTCCAACACCTCGACGACCTGCGGAAACTGAAGCGCATCCTCGACCACTACGACGCGCCGTACGTCGTCAGCGCGAACGCCCGGTCGCACCTCGAACTCCGCGCCCCGCGGGAACTCGCGGCTGTAGGCGAGGAAATCGGACTCGGCGCCGAGTGGGTCCGCGAGGGGTTGGCCGAGTGGGGGCGAATCGCCGCCCGCAACCGCGAGCGACTGTCCGAGTCGTTCATAGCCCCGGGCGTCGAACGTGGTCGATATGAGAAAGACGATTGA
- a CDS encoding class I SAM-dependent methyltransferase: protein MRKTIEEHADRFSAIADDYDESQDSEEYRACANLVIEHAAPTAEDVVLDLGTGTGAIALALAPNAKRVVGRDISEGMLERAREKAEEMGIENVEFGEGRFRDPNYDGDVDIVTTNFAMHHLSDEEKREAIAVIADLDPDRFVLGDVMFFGEPNPEEPFYSPEVDDPATVGELADALTDEGFVLTAVERVHDQVGVLVAERFGDAGDRVPVEE from the coding sequence ATGAGAAAGACGATTGAGGAACACGCCGACCGTTTCTCCGCCATCGCCGACGACTACGACGAGTCGCAGGACTCCGAAGAGTACCGCGCCTGCGCGAATCTCGTAATCGAACACGCCGCGCCGACCGCCGAGGACGTCGTCTTGGACCTGGGGACGGGGACGGGGGCTATCGCCTTGGCCCTCGCGCCGAACGCCAAACGCGTCGTCGGCCGCGACATCAGCGAGGGGATGCTCGAACGGGCCAGAGAGAAGGCCGAGGAGATGGGCATCGAGAACGTCGAGTTCGGCGAGGGACGGTTCCGCGACCCGAACTACGACGGCGACGTCGATATCGTCACCACGAACTTCGCGATGCACCACCTCTCCGACGAGGAGAAACGCGAGGCCATCGCGGTCATCGCGGACCTCGACCCCGACCGGTTCGTCCTCGGCGACGTGATGTTCTTCGGCGAACCGAACCCCGAAGAGCCCTTCTACAGCCCCGAGGTCGACGACCCGGCGACGGTGGGAGAACTCGCGGACGCCCTCACCGACGAGGGGTTCGTCCTCACCGCCGTCGAACGGGTCCACGACCAGGTCGGCGTCCTCGTGGCCGAGCGATTCGGCGACGCGGGCGACCGCGTCCCCGTCGAGGAATGA
- a CDS encoding Rpp14/Pop5 family protein, whose amino-acid sequence MKHLPKHLQPRWRYLAVEVESWPDASIDRGDFQRELWYAAQNLYGDAGSAAADLTVLSFSFADGDGETVVRAYRGTEGRARAALACISEVNGSPVGVRVAGISGTVRACEERYLGRRAGNSEQRDVAFENESRSAVVRGSRVDVRGAGGFVGATQLDFE is encoded by the coding sequence ATGAAACACCTCCCGAAGCACCTCCAACCGCGGTGGCGCTACCTCGCCGTCGAGGTGGAGTCGTGGCCCGACGCCAGCATCGACAGGGGGGACTTCCAGCGCGAACTGTGGTACGCCGCGCAGAACCTCTACGGCGACGCCGGGAGCGCCGCCGCCGACCTGACCGTGCTCTCCTTCTCGTTCGCCGACGGCGACGGCGAGACGGTGGTTCGGGCCTACCGCGGAACGGAGGGGCGGGCGCGGGCGGCGCTGGCCTGCATCTCGGAGGTGAACGGTTCGCCCGTCGGCGTGCGAGTCGCCGGCATCTCCGGGACGGTGCGCGCCTGTGAAGAAAGGTATTTAGGACGCCGGGCCGGAAACTCGGAACAGAGAGACGTCGCGTTCGAGAACGAGTCGCGGTCCGCCGTCGTCCGTGGTTCACGGGTCGACGTTCGCGGGGCGGGCGGCTTCGTCGGCGCGACGCAACTCGATTTCGAGTGA
- the psmA gene encoding archaeal proteasome endopeptidase complex subunit alpha: MQGQAQQQAYDRGITIFSPDGRLYQVEYAREAVKRGTASIGVRTSEGVVLAADKRSRSPLMEPTSVEKIHKADDHIGIASAGHVADARQLIDFARRQAQVNRLRYGEPIGIETLTKTITDHIQQYTQVGGARPFGVALLIGGIENGTPRLYETDPSGTPYEWKAVSIGADRGDLQDYLEENYREDLTLDEGIGLALRAIASTNDDELDAGGVDVGTVSGETEAFVELTNDEISEYIAENDLEPSEDEDEGGDETAE, encoded by the coding sequence ATGCAGGGACAAGCCCAACAGCAGGCATACGACCGCGGGATTACCATCTTCTCGCCCGACGGTCGTCTCTACCAAGTAGAGTACGCGCGTGAAGCAGTCAAACGAGGCACGGCGAGCATCGGCGTCCGCACCTCCGAGGGCGTCGTTCTCGCCGCGGACAAGCGGTCGCGCTCGCCGCTCATGGAACCGACGAGCGTCGAGAAGATCCACAAAGCCGACGACCACATCGGCATCGCCTCGGCCGGCCACGTCGCCGACGCGCGCCAACTCATCGACTTCGCCCGGCGGCAGGCGCAGGTCAATCGCCTCCGCTACGGCGAACCCATCGGCATCGAGACGCTGACGAAGACCATCACCGACCACATCCAGCAGTACACGCAGGTCGGCGGCGCCCGCCCGTTCGGGGTCGCACTCCTCATCGGCGGCATCGAGAACGGCACGCCGCGCCTGTACGAGACGGACCCCTCGGGGACGCCCTACGAGTGGAAGGCCGTCTCCATCGGCGCCGACCGCGGCGACCTTCAGGACTACCTCGAGGAGAACTACCGCGAGGACCTCACCCTCGACGAGGGCATCGGCCTCGCCCTCCGCGCCATCGCCTCGACGAACGACGACGAACTCGACGCCGGCGGCGTCGACGTCGGCACCGTCTCCGGGGAGACGGAGGCGTTCGTCGAACTGACGAACGACGAGATTTCGGAGTACATCGCCGAAAACGACCTCGAACCCAGCGAGGACGAGGACGAAGGCGGCGACGAGACGGCCGAGTGA
- a CDS encoding helix-turn-helix transcriptional regulator: MSAGEAEADLSEDERAGLELIRESGGIHQSDFWKELDITSRKGSRIAEHLFELDLIEREDTVYNGHNTYYLEPTARDLDFAMLMAGDMLSPFIGEEEVNSNSNAFSQWLMNLAYEEY, encoded by the coding sequence ATGAGCGCAGGCGAGGCCGAGGCCGACCTCTCGGAGGACGAACGCGCGGGACTCGAACTCATCCGGGAGAGCGGCGGCATCCATCAGAGCGACTTCTGGAAGGAACTGGACATCACCTCCCGGAAGGGGAGCCGAATCGCCGAGCACCTGTTCGAACTCGACCTCATCGAACGCGAGGACACGGTGTACAACGGGCACAACACCTACTACCTCGAACCCACCGCCCGGGACCTCGACTTCGCGATGCTGATGGCCGGCGACATGCTGTCGCCGTTCATCGGCGAGGAGGAGGTCAACTCCAACAGCAACGCGTTCTCGCAGTGGCTGATGAATCTCGCGTACGAGGAGTACTGA
- a CDS encoding NRDE family protein, with the protein MCTLTIAWQAFDAAPVVVAANRDEALDRPSKPPGVVDGDPAFVAPRDSDAGGTWVGYNDRGVFVGITNRWVDVEGGGERSRGQLVVDVLRAESAADARETVESAVEEDVYDGFNLVVADADDAFVFEWDGSLVTTRLDPGVHVVVNVGYDGDFFEPARRPEAGREQADNARRVREALEPRTAPRPESPEEWRDRAASVLGDHEYGVCVHDPEGRYGTRSSSLITLWADGGAEYAFAPGPPCETPYERVESQV; encoded by the coding sequence GTGTGCACCCTGACCATCGCGTGGCAGGCGTTCGACGCGGCGCCCGTCGTCGTCGCGGCCAACCGCGACGAGGCGCTGGACCGACCCTCCAAACCGCCGGGCGTCGTCGACGGCGACCCGGCGTTCGTCGCCCCGCGCGACAGCGACGCGGGCGGGACGTGGGTCGGCTACAACGACCGCGGCGTCTTCGTCGGTATCACCAACCGCTGGGTCGACGTCGAGGGCGGCGGCGAACGCTCCCGCGGCCAACTCGTCGTCGACGTCCTCCGCGCCGAGAGCGCCGCCGACGCCCGCGAGACGGTCGAATCCGCCGTCGAGGAAGACGTCTACGACGGCTTCAACCTCGTCGTCGCCGACGCCGACGACGCGTTCGTCTTCGAGTGGGACGGGTCGTTGGTGACGACGCGACTCGACCCGGGCGTCCACGTCGTCGTCAACGTCGGCTACGACGGGGACTTCTTCGAACCGGCTCGGCGACCCGAAGCGGGTCGGGAGCAGGCCGACAACGCCCGGCGCGTCCGCGAGGCCCTCGAACCGCGGACGGCGCCGAGACCGGAGTCCCCCGAAGAGTGGCGCGACCGGGCGGCGTCGGTGCTCGGCGACCACGAGTACGGCGTCTGCGTCCACGACCCGGAGGGTCGCTACGGCACCCGCTCCTCGTCGCTCATCACGCTGTGGGCCGACGGCGGCGCGGAGTACGCGTTCGCGCCCGGACCGCCCTGCGAGACGCCCTACGAACGGGTCGAAAGTCAGGTTTAA
- the folP gene encoding dihydropteroate synthase gives MQYHEAVRFLFDLRRFQVKPGTASVRALLAEFDDPHEDVTFVQVAGSNGKGSTARMTESVLREAGLSAGLYTSPHFETLRERIHVDGRKIPEAAVCEFVDRAKPWLLERAADGDPLTFFEVMTALSVWYFAEADVDVAVLEVGMGGELDATSVVDPVAAAVTNVSLEHTAVLGDTVEEIAETKAAVAPAGRPLVTGTTGAALSTVRERAGDVVTVAAEGANGTASDGADVTVRSEGRVNHQESAVSVAGDGWRVDGRVPLLGAYQAENAGIACVLARQVADELGTELDAATLERGLRTAHWPGRFEVMETDPYVVLDGAHNPGACESVATIFDDFDAEDLHLVFGAMHDKDHREMVEALPDPDTVVTCRPNNPRSEDPEVLARVFEDAGVGDVTVGSDVASALASARERADPGDCVLALGSLFLVAEARATWTRVVTSPTVRDRSDAGRLLERAHVDTAEVAEAREDVVHRTVALPLQRRQARAVETAMVETGGNCTVSADVGDGELAEVVLTGTLSEFAELTDRLADAPYGLPDVAADVRARVGLDAAGSDGATDSDYPWNDGTAVMGILNVTPDSFHDGGEFYDTTAALERAEAMVEAGADIVDIGGESTRPGAEEVPVDEEIRRIVPVIEALADVDALLSVDTRKAAVGEAALDAGADILNDVTGLEDPEMRFLAAERDVPVIVMHSIDAPVVPGKDVDYDDVVDDVIDELGERILLAEKAGVPRENVIVDPGIGFGKSKTENFEILDRLEEFDALGCPLLFGHSHKSMFELVGREAGDNPVATAAASALAADRGADIVRVHDVPENVTAVNVALATRNPERFEE, from the coding sequence ATGCAGTACCACGAGGCGGTGCGCTTCCTCTTCGACCTCCGCCGGTTTCAGGTCAAACCGGGGACGGCGTCGGTTCGGGCGCTCCTCGCCGAGTTCGACGACCCCCACGAGGACGTGACGTTCGTGCAGGTGGCGGGGTCGAACGGCAAAGGGAGCACGGCCCGGATGACCGAGTCGGTCCTCCGGGAGGCCGGACTGAGCGCGGGCCTCTACACGTCGCCGCACTTCGAGACGCTCCGCGAGCGAATCCACGTCGACGGGCGGAAGATACCCGAGGCCGCGGTCTGCGAGTTCGTCGACCGCGCGAAGCCGTGGCTCCTCGAACGGGCCGCCGACGGCGACCCCCTCACGTTCTTCGAGGTGATGACGGCGCTGTCGGTCTGGTACTTCGCGGAGGCCGACGTGGACGTGGCGGTGCTCGAAGTCGGCATGGGCGGGGAACTGGACGCCACGAGCGTCGTCGACCCCGTCGCCGCCGCGGTGACGAACGTCTCGCTCGAACACACCGCCGTCCTCGGCGACACGGTAGAGGAGATAGCCGAGACGAAGGCCGCCGTCGCCCCCGCGGGCCGACCGCTCGTGACCGGAACGACGGGCGCGGCGCTCTCGACCGTCCGCGAACGGGCGGGAGACGTCGTCACCGTCGCCGCGGAGGGGGCGAACGGAACCGCGTCGGACGGTGCGGACGTGACCGTCCGCTCGGAGGGCCGTGTGAACCACCAGGAGTCCGCCGTCAGCGTCGCAGGCGACGGTTGGCGCGTCGACGGGCGGGTTCCGCTGCTCGGCGCGTACCAGGCGGAGAACGCGGGCATCGCCTGCGTGCTCGCCCGGCAGGTCGCCGACGAACTCGGGACCGAACTCGACGCCGCGACGCTCGAACGCGGTCTGCGGACCGCCCACTGGCCCGGTCGGTTCGAGGTGATGGAGACGGACCCCTACGTCGTCCTCGACGGCGCGCACAACCCCGGCGCCTGCGAGTCCGTCGCCACAATCTTCGACGACTTCGACGCCGAGGACCTGCATCTCGTCTTCGGTGCGATGCACGACAAGGACCACCGCGAGATGGTCGAGGCCCTCCCCGACCCGGACACCGTCGTCACCTGCCGGCCGAACAACCCCCGCTCGGAGGACCCGGAGGTGCTCGCCCGCGTGTTCGAGGACGCCGGCGTCGGGGACGTGACCGTCGGGAGCGACGTGGCCTCGGCGCTCGCGTCGGCCCGCGAACGCGCCGACCCGGGCGACTGCGTGCTCGCTCTCGGGTCGCTCTTCCTCGTCGCCGAGGCGCGCGCGACGTGGACGCGCGTCGTCACGTCGCCGACGGTCCGCGACCGCTCGGACGCCGGGCGACTGCTCGAACGCGCGCATGTCGACACCGCGGAGGTCGCCGAGGCGCGCGAGGACGTCGTCCACCGCACCGTCGCCCTGCCCCTCCAGCGCCGTCAGGCGCGCGCCGTTGAGACGGCGATGGTGGAAACCGGGGGTAACTGCACCGTCTCGGCGGACGTCGGCGACGGCGAACTCGCCGAGGTGGTGTTGACGGGGACGCTCTCGGAGTTCGCGGAACTGACCGACCGACTCGCGGACGCGCCGTACGGGTTGCCCGACGTCGCCGCGGACGTACGGGCGCGGGTCGGCCTCGACGCGGCGGGGAGCGACGGCGCGACCGACTCCGATTACCCGTGGAACGACGGCACCGCCGTGATGGGTATTCTGAACGTCACGCCCGATAGCTTCCACGACGGCGGGGAGTTCTACGACACGACCGCCGCCCTCGAACGCGCCGAGGCGATGGTCGAGGCGGGAGCGGACATCGTCGACATCGGGGGGGAATCCACCCGCCCCGGCGCGGAGGAGGTGCCCGTCGACGAGGAGATTCGCCGCATCGTCCCCGTCATCGAGGCGTTGGCCGACGTGGACGCTCTGCTCTCCGTGGACACGCGGAAGGCGGCCGTCGGCGAGGCGGCCCTCGACGCGGGCGCCGACATCCTCAACGACGTGACCGGCCTCGAAGACCCGGAGATGCGCTTTCTCGCCGCCGAACGCGACGTGCCGGTCATCGTCATGCACAGCATCGACGCCCCCGTCGTGCCCGGCAAGGACGTCGACTACGACGACGTGGTCGACGACGTCATCGACGAACTCGGAGAGCGCATCCTCTTAGCCGAGAAGGCGGGCGTCCCGCGCGAGAACGTCATCGTCGACCCCGGTATCGGCTTCGGCAAATCGAAGACGGAGAACTTCGAGATACTCGATAGATTAGAGGAGTTCGACGCCCTCGGCTGTCCGCTCCTGTTCGGCCACTCGCACAAGTCGATGTTCGAACTCGTGGGCAGGGAGGCGGGCGACAACCCCGTCGCCACCGCTGCGGCGTCGGCCCTCGCGGCGGACCGCGGCGCCGACATCGTCCGCGTCCACGACGTGCCGGAGAACGTCACCGCCGTGAACGTCGCCTTAGCGACGCGGAACCCCGAGCGGTTCGAAGAGTAG
- a CDS encoding universal stress protein: protein MYDSILVPTDGSEGTEKALDHALEVASLSGATVHALSVVDRRLYLAASDDQKDELQESLHDDAEAAVDDVAETVREAGAECVTAVRDGVPYKCILDYAEEADVDLVVMGTHGRTGRDKLASLGSVTERVVENTDRPILVVSIGGE from the coding sequence ATGTACGACTCGATTCTGGTTCCGACGGACGGCAGCGAGGGGACGGAGAAGGCACTCGACCACGCGTTGGAGGTCGCCTCCCTCTCGGGGGCGACGGTCCACGCCCTCTCGGTGGTCGACCGGCGACTCTACCTCGCGGCGAGCGACGACCAGAAGGACGAGTTGCAGGAATCGCTGCACGACGACGCCGAGGCCGCCGTCGACGACGTGGCCGAGACGGTCCGCGAGGCGGGCGCGGAGTGCGTCACCGCCGTCCGCGACGGCGTCCCCTACAAGTGCATCCTCGACTACGCCGAGGAGGCGGACGTCGACCTCGTGGTGATGGGGACCCACGGGCGCACCGGTCGGGACAAGCTTGCGAGTCTCGGCAGCGTCACCGAACGCGTCGTCGAGAACACCGACCGGCCCATCCTCGTCGTGAGCATCGGCGGGGAGTGA
- the purH gene encoding bifunctional phosphoribosylaminoimidazolecarboxamide formyltransferase/IMP cyclohydrolase has protein sequence MTKIAGLASNRGRNLLHIDERAPGGAELAVVLANEEGAPVLDAASERGIPTEVVERDAEESRESHERRVLECLSGYDFDLVCLDGYMRILTETFVEGTPTALNVHPSLLPSFPGMDAHEQVLDAGVRTTGCTVHVVTEDVDAGPIVTQEAVPVYEDDDEDSLKGRVLREGEFAAYPRAVRWFAEGRVDVEDGTVTVDGDRGGDFPERRLVSDDKAAELRYGENPHQDAAVYADDACEEASVVRAAQLNEGAKALSYNNYNDADGALNLIKEFDEPAAAVIKHANPAGCAAADSLAEAYADALSTDAMSAFGGIVALNRECDAETAELIVDSFKEVVVAPGYTDAALDVLTGKENLRVLDVGELGERTDRLTEKPLVGGRLVQERDLWAPTVDDLEVVTETEPTDEQLETMLFAWKVLKHVKSNGILFADGTETVGIGMGQVSRVDAVRLAAMKAEEHAEGKGPEGTVMASDAFFPFPDGIEEAADAGVEAVIQPGGSVNDEDVIAAADERGIAMAFTGRRSFRHD, from the coding sequence ATGACCAAGATTGCCGGTCTGGCGAGCAATCGCGGGCGGAACCTCCTGCACATCGACGAGCGAGCGCCCGGCGGGGCGGAACTCGCCGTCGTCCTCGCGAACGAGGAGGGCGCCCCCGTCCTCGACGCCGCCTCCGAACGCGGGATTCCCACGGAGGTCGTCGAACGCGACGCCGAGGAGTCACGCGAATCCCACGAGCGCCGCGTCCTCGAGTGTCTCTCGGGGTACGACTTCGACCTCGTCTGCCTCGACGGCTACATGCGCATCCTCACCGAGACGTTCGTCGAGGGGACGCCGACGGCGCTCAACGTCCACCCCTCGCTGCTCCCGTCGTTCCCCGGCATGGACGCCCACGAACAGGTGCTCGACGCCGGCGTCCGCACCACCGGCTGTACGGTCCACGTCGTCACCGAGGACGTCGACGCCGGCCCTATCGTCACCCAGGAGGCCGTCCCCGTCTACGAGGACGACGACGAGGACTCCCTCAAAGGGCGCGTCCTCCGCGAGGGCGAGTTCGCGGCGTACCCGCGTGCGGTCCGCTGGTTCGCCGAGGGACGCGTCGACGTCGAGGACGGGACGGTGACCGTCGACGGCGACCGCGGCGGCGACTTCCCCGAACGCCGCCTCGTCTCCGACGACAAGGCCGCCGAACTCCGCTACGGCGAGAACCCCCACCAGGACGCCGCCGTCTACGCCGACGACGCCTGCGAGGAGGCCTCCGTCGTCCGCGCCGCGCAACTGAACGAGGGGGCGAAAGCGCTGTCGTACAACAACTACAACGACGCCGACGGCGCGCTCAACCTCATCAAGGAGTTCGACGAACCCGCCGCGGCGGTCATCAAACACGCCAACCCCGCCGGCTGTGCCGCCGCCGACTCGCTGGCGGAGGCGTACGCCGACGCCCTCTCGACGGACGCGATGAGCGCCTTCGGCGGCATCGTCGCCCTGAACCGCGAGTGCGACGCCGAGACGGCGGAACTGATCGTCGACTCGTTCAAGGAGGTCGTCGTCGCGCCGGGGTACACCGACGCCGCCCTCGACGTGCTGACCGGAAAGGAGAACCTCCGCGTGCTGGACGTGGGCGAGTTGGGCGAGCGCACGGACCGACTCACCGAGAAACCGCTCGTCGGCGGCCGACTCGTGCAGGAACGCGACCTCTGGGCCCCGACCGTCGACGATTTGGAGGTCGTCACCGAGACCGAACCCACCGACGAGCAACTGGAGACGATGCTGTTCGCGTGGAAGGTGCTCAAACACGTGAAGTCCAACGGCATCCTGTTCGCCGACGGGACGGAAACCGTCGGTATCGGGATGGGACAGGTCTCCCGCGTCGACGCCGTCCGCCTCGCCGCCATGAAGGCCGAGGAACACGCCGAGGGCAAGGGTCCCGAGGGGACCGTGATGGCCTCGGACGCCTTCTTCCCGTTCCCGGACGGTATCGAGGAGGCCGCAGACGCCGGCGTCGAGGCCGTCATTCAGCCCGGCGGCTCCGTGAACGACGAGGACGTCATCGCCGCCGCGGACGAACGCGGCATCGCGATGGCGTTCACCGGCCGGCGGTCGTTCAGACACGACTGA